CCGGAGGGCGTGGGAGGTGAGGGCGTCCCGCTCTTCCTGCGGCTCCTGCTGTTTCTGCCTGTTTTTAAGCTTAAGCATTGTTACCAGCTCCTTCAGACTTCTTTTATGATTTCAACTGCAACCAGAAAGGCTCCCAACGCTATAAAAGGAAACATGATCCAGGCTCCAACTTGGCTCAAGGCTGGTGTTAAAAAGCATATTAAATATAAAACCGTTCCTGCGATGATAATAGTCATACCTGTTGTCGCCATAGGTCCGGGACGTTTTTTGTGTAGCATCTTGCTACCAGCTCCTCGCCATCAGTTTTTCGATCCTGGCCTCCGGTGACGGGTGCGTGGCGTAGAGGACCGCCGCCAGGCTCCGGGGCCCTTCAGGCCCAACCACGCGGGAGAGGAACGAGACGAGCCCGTCCCGGTAGCCGCACCGGGCAGCGAAGGCGTCAGCTTCGTACTCTTGGGCCCGCCCCACCGCCAGGAAGGAGAGCTCGAGAATTTTTTGCAGGAGCCACGTCACCCCGCGAAGCATCCAGGATATCATCACGATGAACCAACCCAGCCCGATGAACTGCCGGTCGCCCGTCGCCCCGCCGGTGAGGAAGCTGAAAATCGAGAGGGCGACCATAACGACCGTCATCACCCACGTGGCGAAGCTCCCCGCCGCGTTCATCACGTAGGCCGCGAGCAGGACCTTCGTGTCCCCGTTCTTCAGGTGCCCCAGCTCGTGCGCCAGGATCGCCTCCAGTTCCTCAGGCCTGGCCTGCTGGAGGAGCCCCTGCGTCACGGCCACTGTCTTCACGCCGGTTGCCAGGGCATTCGGAAAGGGGTCGTGGGCCACGAAGAGCTCGGGCCTTTCGATCAGGCCGCAACGGACGACCGCCCGCTCGAAGGCGGGGCGCAGGGCCCTCTCCTCGTCCGGCAGGGGCCGGCGCAGCCTGTTGACGAAGCGGAAGTACTTCTCCCCAAGGGGAGTGAAGGCCAAACCAACCAGGGCTGCCTCCGCCAGGAGCGCCCCCCACCCGGCGAGGGCGTCAGAGGCGCCGAACATGGAGAGAAACAGCGCCAGGATTACCCAGTTGACGAAAGCTATGCCCGCCAAAACGACGATTCTGAAAGCGTTAAGCATTAACTGCACTCCTTTCCGAGACGGTATACAGACTCATCACTCCCCTCTTCACCGCCTCCGACGGCCTCCAGATGCGACCGCGGTTCAGCAGGTGTGAGAGCAGGTCCACGACCGCTTCACTAGAAAGCGGCTCCACCCGCACCTTCGCCCCGGCCAGGGCGTCGGCCAGGTTCGCCAGGCGCGCCTGGAGCTCCCCGTAGGCGTGCTCGAAGCCCTTTACGGTGTCGTAGGGTATCACCAAGTACGCCTGCCTCGCCGAGGCCGCCTTCTCCTGCGTCATCGCCGCCAAGTACTCGGCGCGGGCGAAGGCCAGCTCCTGGAGGGCGCCTGGGAGATCCCCGGCCTTCTCCCGGAGCTCCTCGACCGCCGCCCTGGTGTCCACCGCCTGGGAAGTCACCAGGAACTGTACCGGGAAGGTGAGCTGGAGCAGGGC
The nucleotide sequence above comes from Bacillota bacterium. Encoded proteins:
- a CDS encoding M48 family metalloprotease codes for the protein MLNAFRIVVLAGIAFVNWVILALFLSMFGASDALAGWGALLAEAALVGLAFTPLGEKYFRFVNRLRRPLPDEERALRPAFERAVVRCGLIERPELFVAHDPFPNALATGVKTVAVTQGLLQQARPEELEAILAHELGHLKNGDTKVLLAAYVMNAAGSFATWVMTVVMVALSIFSFLTGGATGDRQFIGLGWFIVMISWMLRGVTWLLQKILELSFLAVGRAQEYEADAFAARCGYRDGLVSFLSRVVGPEGPRSLAAVLYATHPSPEARIEKLMARSW